Proteins encoded together in one Amphritea japonica ATCC BAA-1530 window:
- a CDS encoding response regulator: MSWLKRLFSVRSTTSRIAFGQVSMLISVTLVAIILGILPDFLGTRLKDRVSLAEAIAANSSVLITQTDLIRLESVLNLVVERNDELLSAGVRRADNRLVVNISNHQTDWNKGLNEEAIDQQMIVPIIAGRQQWGALELKFKPLYGEGILGFYHRPTVQFILFCGVILYLLYFLYLTKMLKQLDPSQAVPDRVRAALDTMAEGLIVLDRKAQIVLANQAFSDLLSRSSSSLMGFEVDKLPWQLKEDASTDDFPWLAAMNTGKAEMNQTVRLELEDGVRTFMVNCSPVLADEGKAGGVLVSFDDITQLEEQEVELRRSKAEAEQANRAKSDFLANMSHEIRTPMNAILGFTEALKRGYGKNEQNNEHYLSTILVNGEHLLNLINDILDLSKVEAGHLDVESVALKPYQIISEVIQVMSVKAQEKGIALAYRPEGSIPETLMSDPARFRQIITNLVGNAIKFTEAGGVTVVTRMDTQQNKLITEVRDTGIGMTAEQAISVFDPFVQADSSITRRFGGTGLGLAISKKFAEAMEGEIYARSEPEKGSQFYLELNVKTDGPVALISAEEISELKQSEATLNVARWKFPDASVLVVDDGIENRELISLVLSEQGIKTDGAADGVEALEKLAVNQYDLVLMDVQMPRMDGYTAAREIRKKEMTLPVIALTAHAMKGIEQKCLDSGYSGYMSKPINIDKLIQLLVHELDAEPLSEACNDDRALDNGTVGVSYHSSSPNQSISALTLDDSSQLSPLYSELGASNPKFEKIVARFIVRVNDVYKQIQSCSTQQDFTVLRAHAHWLKGSAGSVGFPGLTDLAVKLEQTAIKQEVAGTEMLVAAIGVMIKRINLAKDNPNGINSLSTQTDNQWVIPETVTSELASQGEKFRLIAVKFVAKLEHQITQMKQELDGNDFSALADLAHWLKGAGGSVGFPVFTEIAKALEKAAQAENGPECETLIATVDEIHKRINL, translated from the coding sequence ATGAGCTGGTTAAAACGCTTATTCTCAGTTCGTAGTACGACCAGCAGGATCGCTTTTGGTCAGGTTAGTATGCTGATTAGCGTGACTTTAGTTGCCATTATACTGGGAATACTGCCTGACTTTTTAGGTACTCGCTTAAAAGACCGGGTATCGCTGGCAGAAGCGATTGCTGCGAATAGCTCTGTTTTAATTACACAAACGGATCTGATTCGACTGGAAAGTGTTTTGAATCTGGTTGTCGAGCGAAATGACGAGTTGTTATCTGCGGGAGTTCGTCGGGCTGATAATCGTCTGGTGGTGAATATCTCTAATCATCAAACAGATTGGAACAAAGGTCTCAATGAAGAGGCTATTGATCAACAGATGATTGTTCCAATTATTGCAGGCCGCCAACAGTGGGGAGCCTTAGAACTCAAGTTTAAACCGCTTTACGGTGAAGGAATTCTGGGCTTTTATCATCGTCCTACTGTTCAATTTATTCTTTTCTGTGGTGTGATCCTTTATCTGCTTTATTTTTTATACCTAACCAAAATGTTAAAACAACTCGATCCATCTCAGGCAGTACCTGATCGTGTACGTGCCGCATTGGACACGATGGCGGAAGGCTTGATTGTACTGGATCGTAAAGCCCAGATAGTACTGGCGAATCAGGCTTTTTCGGATCTATTGAGCAGATCATCATCTTCTCTAATGGGATTTGAAGTTGATAAATTGCCCTGGCAACTCAAAGAAGACGCTTCAACCGATGATTTTCCATGGTTAGCTGCGATGAATACCGGTAAGGCTGAAATGAATCAGACGGTTCGATTGGAACTTGAGGACGGGGTGCGAACTTTCATGGTGAATTGCTCCCCTGTCCTGGCTGATGAAGGTAAAGCGGGCGGTGTGTTGGTTAGCTTTGATGATATTACACAACTGGAAGAGCAGGAAGTGGAGCTGCGCCGTTCTAAAGCTGAAGCTGAACAAGCAAACCGGGCTAAGAGTGATTTCCTCGCGAATATGAGCCATGAAATTCGTACGCCTATGAATGCGATTCTTGGTTTTACGGAGGCACTTAAGCGAGGTTACGGTAAGAATGAACAGAATAATGAGCACTATCTGAGTACTATTTTGGTTAACGGTGAACACCTTCTTAATCTTATTAACGATATTCTCGATCTGTCTAAAGTTGAGGCGGGTCATCTCGATGTAGAATCGGTTGCCCTCAAACCCTATCAGATTATCAGCGAAGTGATTCAGGTTATGAGTGTTAAAGCTCAGGAGAAGGGAATCGCGCTTGCTTATCGTCCGGAAGGGAGTATCCCGGAAACGCTGATGTCAGATCCAGCCCGTTTCAGGCAGATAATCACTAATCTGGTAGGTAATGCGATTAAGTTTACAGAGGCAGGGGGAGTGACTGTTGTAACCCGCATGGATACACAACAGAATAAATTGATAACTGAAGTCAGGGATACTGGCATTGGAATGACCGCAGAGCAGGCAATTTCTGTATTTGACCCTTTTGTTCAGGCGGATAGCTCAATTACTCGCCGTTTTGGCGGGACGGGTCTGGGCCTGGCTATTAGTAAAAAGTTTGCTGAGGCCATGGAGGGAGAGATTTACGCCAGAAGTGAGCCTGAAAAAGGTAGTCAGTTTTATTTAGAGCTTAATGTTAAGACAGATGGTCCCGTTGCGCTAATTAGTGCAGAAGAGATTAGTGAATTAAAGCAAAGCGAAGCAACACTGAATGTTGCGCGTTGGAAATTTCCTGATGCCAGTGTACTAGTGGTTGATGACGGAATAGAAAATCGAGAGTTAATAAGCCTGGTTTTGTCAGAACAGGGTATTAAAACAGACGGGGCCGCTGACGGTGTTGAGGCATTAGAAAAGCTGGCGGTTAACCAATATGATCTGGTTCTGATGGATGTACAGATGCCGAGAATGGATGGCTATACTGCTGCTCGAGAAATCCGTAAGAAAGAGATGACTCTTCCGGTGATTGCACTAACTGCTCACGCAATGAAAGGGATAGAACAAAAATGTCTTGATTCAGGATACTCAGGCTATATGAGTAAGCCAATTAATATCGATAAACTGATTCAGTTACTAGTTCATGAGTTAGATGCTGAGCCGCTGAGCGAAGCCTGTAATGATGATCGGGCATTAGATAATGGAACAGTGGGAGTCTCTTATCATTCGTCTTCGCCCAATCAATCAATATCAGCGTTGACATTAGACGATAGCTCTCAACTTTCCCCTCTTTATTCTGAGCTGGGGGCCTCAAATCCTAAATTTGAAAAAATTGTCGCACGCTTTATTGTGCGGGTAAACGATGTTTATAAGCAGATACAGAGTTGTTCTACGCAACAGGATTTTACTGTTCTCAGGGCGCATGCGCACTGGTTGAAAGGCTCGGCAGGGTCCGTTGGATTTCCTGGGCTGACTGATTTAGCAGTAAAACTGGAGCAGACAGCCATAAAACAGGAGGTTGCTGGAACTGAGATGTTGGTCGCTGCTATCGGTGTAATGATAAAGCGCATCAATCTGGCGAAAGATAATCCAAATGGCATTAATAGTCTTTCGACGCAGACAGACAACCAATGGGTTATACCTGAAACAGTCACCTCTGAGTTAGCAAGTCAGGGGGAGAAATTCAGGTTAATAGCAGTCAAGTTTGTAGCTAAACTTGAACATCAAATAACTCAGATGAAACAGGAATTAGACGGTAATGATTTTAGCGCGTTAGCTGATCTTGCGCATTGGCTGAAAGGCGCAGGAGGCTCTGTTGGTTTTCCGGTGTTCACAGAGATAGCAAAAGCGCTTGAAAAAGCGGCACAAGCAGAAAACGGACCGGAATGTGAGACATTGATAGCCACTGTTGATGAAATACATAAAAGGATCAATCTATGA
- a CDS encoding putative bifunctional diguanylate cyclase/phosphodiesterase, with protein MNESNKLIANPNARSEFQNALIMMVDDEPIMMEIVQAHLEDAGYSEFISVEDSREAFDVLTHRRPDILFLDLVMPEVSGFDVLRRIRDYDEFAYLPVIVLTSSTDSASKLKALELGATDFLSKPVDASELKLRLRNTLTVKAYVDQLASSDALTGLPNRKSIHEKIIWSLKYDQMHSYKTALLNIGLDRFGEINESLGVHNGDLLLKQVAQRIRSVIDQRNKLLATNHRETELTIARLSGDEFGVLVPSFYQDEHAASLATQLRSELGKVYRIDNHDLYVSASIGIAVAPEDGLLSDDLIKAAGTAMRQAKQGGATNGFCFYSGTSSSDLQEKLELETDLHTALENDELMLFYQPKVDLITKQVTAAEALVRWNHPTKGFISPVQFIPLAEENGLILSIGDWVLNEACKQAEIWRRASMPDIKVSVNVSGQQFKEATYQARVQEALKNSELPPSLLMLEMTESLAMSDVESSIELFEGLKTLGVGLSIDDFGTGYSSLSYLKKFPLDELKVDRSFITGIPENKDEIQLVQAIIAMAKALRLSVVIEGVETAAQLNLLQATQSDLIQGFLFSKPLPADEFSEYVMSNVSQASF; from the coding sequence ATGAATGAATCAAATAAACTAATAGCTAATCCAAACGCACGAAGCGAGTTTCAAAATGCGCTAATTATGATGGTAGATGATGAACCTATCATGATGGAAATCGTACAGGCCCATCTTGAAGATGCCGGCTATAGTGAGTTTATCAGTGTAGAAGATTCCCGGGAGGCGTTCGATGTACTGACGCATCGAAGACCGGATATTCTGTTTCTGGATCTTGTGATGCCTGAAGTGAGTGGTTTTGATGTACTGCGCCGTATTCGTGACTACGATGAATTTGCTTATCTACCGGTAATTGTCCTGACTTCATCAACGGACTCCGCCTCTAAACTTAAAGCGCTTGAATTGGGTGCTACGGATTTTCTATCTAAACCGGTAGATGCCAGTGAGTTGAAGCTTCGATTACGCAATACTCTGACGGTGAAAGCCTATGTTGACCAGTTAGCGTCGTCAGACGCATTAACCGGCCTGCCAAACCGAAAGTCAATACATGAGAAAATTATCTGGTCACTAAAATATGATCAGATGCATAGTTATAAAACGGCGTTATTGAATATTGGTCTCGATCGCTTTGGGGAAATTAACGAATCTTTAGGGGTCCATAATGGAGACCTGCTTTTAAAGCAGGTTGCACAACGAATCAGATCAGTCATCGATCAACGAAATAAGTTACTGGCGACAAATCACCGAGAAACGGAATTGACCATAGCGCGTTTATCAGGAGATGAATTTGGTGTACTTGTTCCTTCATTTTATCAGGATGAGCATGCGGCTTCGTTAGCGACACAGCTGAGAAGTGAATTAGGGAAAGTTTACCGAATAGATAATCATGACCTGTATGTATCAGCTTCAATCGGCATTGCAGTAGCGCCTGAAGATGGATTATTAAGTGATGACCTTATAAAAGCCGCAGGTACGGCAATGCGTCAGGCCAAGCAAGGAGGGGCAACCAACGGCTTCTGTTTTTACTCAGGCACTTCAAGTTCAGACTTGCAGGAGAAACTTGAACTAGAAACTGACCTGCATACCGCTTTGGAAAATGATGAGTTAATGCTGTTTTATCAACCTAAAGTCGATTTGATAACAAAGCAGGTTACCGCTGCTGAAGCATTAGTTCGATGGAATCACCCGACGAAAGGATTTATCTCCCCTGTACAGTTTATTCCGCTGGCTGAAGAGAACGGCTTGATTTTATCGATCGGTGACTGGGTATTGAATGAAGCATGTAAACAGGCGGAAATCTGGCGGCGCGCTTCAATGCCCGATATCAAAGTATCGGTAAATGTATCTGGCCAACAGTTTAAAGAGGCTACCTATCAGGCCAGGGTTCAAGAAGCGTTGAAGAACTCAGAATTACCGCCATCATTACTGATGCTGGAAATGACAGAGAGTCTGGCAATGAGTGATGTTGAGTCAAGCATTGAGCTTTTTGAAGGATTGAAAACGTTAGGGGTTGGTTTATCTATTGATGATTTCGGTACCGGTTATTCTTCTTTGAGTTATCTGAAAAAATTTCCGTTGGATGAGCTAAAAGTGGATCGGTCTTTTATTACAGGGATTCCGGAAAATAAAGATGAGATTCAGTTAGTACAAGCGATTATCGCGATGGCTAAAGCGTTAAGGTTATCTGTCGTTATTGAGGGGGTAGAAACTGCTGCTCAGCTTAACCTGTTACAAGCGACTCAAAGTGACTTGATTCAGGGGTTCCTTTTCAGTAAACCTCTGCCTGCAGATGAGTTTTCTGAGTATGTGATGAGTAATGTTTCACAGGCTTCGTTCTAA
- a CDS encoding tetratricopeptide repeat protein, with translation MRKLSGVLLLTAFFSTNSYAVASGADLIKELLDAGRYSEAYALAMTYLSGSEGDPEFDFQYGVAAIDSGNASEGVFALERVAFTDPDNPLVRLELARGYYLLNQFEKAKQLFEQVLQLSPPKNVQIRITKYLQLIERNSFPITKIAGFVEIWRGFDSNINSAPESQTDLVTLSEDALGRGDQFNRIHLKGSIDHQYQTDRKLDFSLSGNFRYYDTESEQDYSTVSINGGHTWTDQKERYRLGGVMQKYMRDGQSYRDLLGINASWTYLPNNDSQLRLSTGVSSLDYVDSSWKDATQYHLQGNYFLAVEGNWQPVWFAGLFVGEETPDTAGILADSQVDRFFWGSNVGVQLRPGSGLILTPVITYQSSRYKGEDWLYAVKRQDDFAMLNINLEWALDNNWDLLANLSSNHADSNIELYEYDRQQAMLGLRYSFK, from the coding sequence TTGCGTAAACTGTCAGGAGTACTACTCCTAACCGCTTTTTTCAGTACGAATAGTTACGCGGTGGCTAGCGGTGCAGATTTGATTAAAGAACTGTTAGATGCAGGCCGTTATAGTGAAGCGTATGCACTGGCTATGACCTATCTGAGTGGCAGTGAAGGTGATCCTGAATTTGATTTTCAGTATGGTGTGGCCGCGATTGATAGTGGTAATGCCAGTGAAGGAGTATTCGCACTTGAACGGGTGGCATTTACTGACCCTGACAATCCATTGGTCAGACTTGAGTTAGCGCGTGGCTATTACTTATTGAATCAGTTTGAAAAAGCTAAGCAGCTTTTTGAACAGGTTTTGCAACTATCCCCTCCCAAAAATGTACAGATACGTATAACAAAGTATCTACAATTAATTGAGAGAAATTCTTTTCCTATTACAAAGATTGCTGGTTTTGTTGAGATCTGGCGTGGGTTTGATAGCAATATTAATTCAGCACCAGAGTCTCAGACGGATTTAGTGACGTTGTCCGAAGATGCTCTTGGCCGGGGCGATCAGTTTAATCGAATACATCTTAAGGGAAGTATCGATCATCAGTATCAGACAGATAGAAAACTGGATTTTAGTTTAAGTGGCAATTTCCGCTATTACGATACCGAGAGTGAACAGGACTATAGCACCGTTTCAATTAACGGAGGCCATACATGGACGGATCAAAAAGAGAGGTATCGCCTGGGTGGGGTGATGCAGAAGTATATGCGTGATGGTCAAAGTTATCGTGACCTCCTGGGTATTAACGCAAGCTGGACATATTTACCGAATAATGACTCCCAGCTAAGGCTATCAACCGGGGTTAGTTCTCTTGATTATGTTGATTCCAGTTGGAAAGACGCCACGCAATATCATCTGCAGGGTAACTACTTTTTGGCTGTAGAGGGTAACTGGCAGCCTGTTTGGTTTGCTGGTCTTTTTGTTGGTGAAGAAACCCCTGATACGGCAGGAATATTGGCGGATTCTCAGGTAGATAGGTTTTTCTGGGGATCAAATGTCGGGGTGCAGCTTCGGCCGGGCTCTGGTCTGATACTAACTCCTGTGATCACTTATCAGTCCAGTCGCTATAAAGGAGAAGACTGGTTGTATGCTGTGAAACGTCAGGATGATTTTGCGATGTTGAATATAAATCTTGAATGGGCATTGGATAATAATTGGGACTTGCTCGCCAATTTAAGCTCAAACCATGCAGATTCAAATATTGAGTTGTATGAATACGATCGTCAGCAGGCAATGCTCGGTCTGCGATACAGTTTTAAGTGA
- a CDS encoding FecR domain-containing protein has translation MRSLLLTCILLLSSGWLSAAEMVGTVILSMGQNLAVATDGSERILKRQSEVYANDLLITGEKGLLQLRFSDGSRLALKSSTEFRIAEYSFDPKQSDEGKAIFQLLKGGMRTISGQIGKSHKENYRLETTVATIGIRGTHYGVEYTDDGIYCETIEGAIEVTTKKKSIVVGAGEGAWLSSTGNIIKGDATGQTGGYVLGNQHQTIPEASAEKLDSVSDDADVIPAVDPELEGVLPPLPAVPQTPQVVAPDPTGNARVSPLGALTAVAFTENDPTSGRRGGSGSVLVNSSSAINVDGSIGTGSLVTGIRYIDPTPNTTTNACSPCEFTGGGNTGLVTGVGNLSLAGATLSWGRWNYGDFSLTENGVVQNVEGSFDFMYSDSLTTQTQLDALETARSGSYLYTHSVGSTNLTSPQIDTGATGTLVGHSAAGAPVGRLYSGTYVVMNWDTLVIEEISITATVNDGGLRSYLLTEESGVSTALNDVLQGGELKLSGSCSGSQCTVGGNDTVMSGQMTFDFVGSQADGAITSYSASGVSPVLGQDITISGTALLDSAGPAP, from the coding sequence ATGAGATCTCTGTTATTGACGTGCATATTATTGCTTAGCTCGGGTTGGCTGTCGGCGGCAGAAATGGTCGGCACTGTTATTTTAAGTATGGGGCAGAATTTAGCGGTTGCTACTGATGGTAGTGAGCGAATTTTGAAACGTCAGTCGGAAGTGTATGCTAACGATCTGTTAATAACCGGAGAAAAAGGCCTGTTACAGTTACGTTTCAGTGATGGCTCCAGACTGGCTTTAAAATCTTCTACAGAGTTTCGTATTGCTGAATACAGCTTTGATCCGAAACAATCGGACGAAGGAAAGGCGATCTTTCAGTTGTTAAAGGGGGGAATGCGGACTATCTCAGGCCAGATAGGTAAATCCCACAAAGAAAATTATAGGCTGGAAACTACGGTAGCCACTATTGGTATCCGGGGTACTCATTACGGTGTCGAATACACGGATGACGGTATCTATTGCGAAACTATTGAGGGAGCTATTGAAGTAACGACTAAGAAAAAAAGTATAGTGGTGGGTGCCGGAGAGGGAGCATGGTTGAGTAGTACCGGCAATATTATAAAAGGGGACGCGACCGGACAGACCGGAGGCTATGTGTTAGGTAACCAGCATCAGACTATTCCTGAAGCATCAGCTGAAAAGCTGGATTCGGTTTCAGATGATGCCGACGTTATTCCTGCTGTAGACCCCGAACTGGAAGGGGTTTTACCACCGCTGCCAGCAGTACCTCAGACACCGCAGGTAGTCGCTCCGGATCCAACTGGTAATGCCCGTGTTAGCCCCTTGGGGGCGCTTACTGCTGTTGCTTTTACGGAAAATGATCCAACCAGTGGCCGGCGCGGCGGGAGTGGTTCGGTACTTGTGAATTCCAGTTCGGCTATCAATGTAGATGGTTCAATAGGTACTGGAAGTCTGGTAACGGGTATTCGTTACATTGACCCTACCCCTAATACTACTACCAACGCTTGTTCTCCCTGTGAGTTCACGGGAGGAGGAAATACCGGACTAGTCACCGGGGTAGGAAACTTATCACTAGCAGGTGCTACTTTAAGTTGGGGTCGTTGGAATTATGGTGATTTTAGTCTTACTGAGAACGGTGTAGTACAGAATGTGGAGGGCTCTTTTGACTTTATGTACAGCGACAGCCTGACGACCCAAACTCAGTTAGATGCTTTGGAAACGGCGCGTAGCGGTTCTTATCTATATACCCATAGCGTTGGTTCAACCAATTTAACCTCTCCTCAAATTGATACGGGTGCTACTGGAACTTTGGTAGGGCATAGTGCTGCTGGAGCTCCTGTTGGGAGGCTCTATAGCGGTACTTATGTTGTGATGAACTGGGATACGCTTGTCATTGAAGAAATAAGTATAACCGCTACTGTAAATGATGGCGGTTTACGTAGTTACCTGCTGACTGAAGAGTCTGGTGTTTCGACTGCTTTGAATGATGTGCTTCAGGGAGGAGAATTGAAACTTTCAGGTAGTTGCAGCGGTAGCCAATGTACTGTTGGAGGAAACGATACTGTCATGAGTGGTCAGATGACTTTTGATTTTGTTGGCTCTCAGGCGGACGGGGCTATCACATCTTATAGTGCTTCGGGTGTTAGTCCTGTTCTTGGACAGGATATAACCATTTCGGGAACCGCGTTGCTTGATAGTGCGGGACCAGCCCCCTGA
- a CDS encoding 3',5'-cyclic-nucleotide phosphodiesterase, translated as MKIEILGCSGGIGQGLKTTTFLIDDSLLLDAGTGVELMTMEQMLNIRDIVITHAHLDHIIGLPLMLATIFDHNPTPINIYALPEVISALKQHIFNWVIWPDYTVLPEERPIIKMHSVNVSETLLIQQKKIEVIPAQHPTPTTGYLVSDGQNSFAFTGDSGINDSLWPILNDRNPDLLIIDVSFTNESEELARLSGHLTPSLLSQQILQLQIDPRIAITHLKPGVEGIIMQQCQQLLPQHQIDRLNHGEVISLI; from the coding sequence GTGAAAATAGAGATATTAGGATGTAGTGGTGGTATCGGTCAGGGACTTAAGACTACCACTTTTCTTATAGATGACTCTCTACTACTGGATGCAGGAACCGGTGTTGAGTTGATGACGATGGAGCAGATGCTAAATATCCGTGACATCGTCATTACCCATGCTCACCTGGATCATATCATCGGTCTACCGCTGATGCTGGCGACAATATTTGATCATAATCCGACACCGATCAATATATACGCGCTACCCGAAGTGATATCCGCACTCAAACAGCATATTTTTAACTGGGTGATCTGGCCCGATTACACTGTGTTGCCAGAAGAGCGACCTATTATTAAGATGCACAGTGTGAACGTCTCTGAGACGCTATTGATTCAACAGAAAAAAATAGAAGTGATACCCGCCCAGCATCCAACACCTACAACCGGTTATCTGGTCAGTGACGGACAAAACAGTTTTGCTTTTACAGGAGATAGTGGGATCAATGATTCCCTCTGGCCTATTCTGAATGATCGTAATCCTGATTTATTGATCATTGATGTGTCATTTACTAACGAGTCAGAAGAGCTGGCTCGTCTCAGCGGTCATCTCACTCCGTCGTTGCTTTCACAGCAAATCCTGCAACTACAAATTGATCCACGCATAGCAATTACACACCTGAAACCGGGTGTTGAAGGCATTATTATGCAGCAATGCCAGCAACTGCTTCCACAACATCAGATAGACAGGCTCAATCATGGTGAAGTGATCAGCCTGATCTGA